The sequence GTCGGTCCCGGTGGGCAACGATGTATTGATTGTTTCTTATGTAGGTTATGCAAGCCAGGAGATCAGCATCAATAAGCGCTCTGTAATCGATGTTCGGTTAGCTCTTGATAATAAAGCCCTGAATGAAGTGGTTGTCGTTGGTTACGGAACGCAGCAGAAACGCGATTTGACCGGTGCTGTGGCATCCGTTTCGTCAAAAGACATTCAACGGCTACCGGTATCCGGGCTGGATCAGGCGTTGCAGGGTCAGGTATCAGGGTTGCAGATTTCGTCTACATCCGGTGCACCGGGAGGCAATACAAATATCCTCGTTCGGGGGATTGGCTCCGTTTCCGGTGGGAATGATCCTTTGTTTGTGATCGATGGATTTCCGGTTAATAACGCCGGTGTTGGCAACCCGCTGAATATGATCAATCCAGGTGACATTGAATCCATTGAGGTCCTGAAAGATGCATCGGCTACGGCTATCTATGGCTCACGGGGTTCCAACGGGGTAATTATTGTAACCACCAAACGGGGCAAATCAGGTCAGGCTCAGATTACGGTCGATGCGTATACCGGCATTCAGGAACCCGCCCTTCTCCTGAAGATGATGAACACCCGGCAGTTTGCCGAATTCGTCATAGAAGGGCATAATAACGGCTGGCTCGACAACGGTGGTCCCAACGCCAAAATTACAGACCCAAACAGTGTCCGTTCGACATCCTATCGGATTCCGGAGGCCTGGCAGGATCTGAACAATCTGCCCAAAGTTGACACCGACTGGCAAAAGGTAATCTTCCGTACGGCGCCCATCCAGAACTACCAGATCAGCGCCGTAGGAGGCAATGAAAAAATGAGGTATGCGCTTTCGGGCGGTTATTTTAATCAGAAAGGAATCCTCATCAGTTCGGGCTTTGAGCGGTTTTCTGCCCGGCTGAACCTCGATGGTCAGCTTACCAAACGACTGAAGGTGAGCATGAATCTGGCTCCGACCTATACCAGCACCGACAACGTACCCTCAACAGGGCATTATGGAGATTACAATATCGTTGCCGGAGCCCTCTCCATGCCTCCCATGATTCCGGTGTATAACCCCGACGGTTCATACGGCAATACGTTCGACTTAACGAATCTAGGTATGGGTGCGATTCCGAATCCGGTTAAGGTCGCTAATGAATATAAAAGCACGAATGCACAGTTCCGGATATTGGGCAATCTATTTGGCGAATACGAGCTGCTAAATGGTCTGAAGCTAAAAGTGAGTGTCGGTAGCGATATCAACTATTACAACACCAACACCTTCAAGCCCTCTACACTGTCGACAAGCGCTTCGGTGTCGCCTGCTACGTCCAGCATCAACAATACGTCGGACATTAACTGGTTGAATGAGAATACATTGAATTACCGACGTACAGTCAATGCCCATTCGATTGACGCCCTGGCTGGGTTTACCATTCAGAAATCAACGACAACCTCGACCACAACCTCAGCGACTAATTTTGCGGATGATCTGCTTGAAAACATCAACGGTGGGCAAATTACAGGCGGGAGCTATACGGTTGGGCAATGGTCTTTACTGTCTTATCTGGGTCGGGTCAATTATGCCTACAATGATCGTTATCTGTTCACGGCGACCATTCGGACAGACGGCTCATCGCGCTTCGGGTCGGCCAATCGCTGGGGTACGTTTCCGTCGTTCTCGGCTGGCTGGCGATTGTCGGAGGAGCCTTTCTTCAAAAATCTTAACCTGTTCGATGACTTCAAAATCCGGGCTGGATACGGACTTTCGGGCAACAATGCCATTGGCAATTATCGGTATTTAG comes from Spirosoma aureum and encodes:
- a CDS encoding SusC/RagA family TonB-linked outer membrane protein — its product is MDNLSLYRSKAWLLGWVWLLTMSQLVAQSTNLITGQIADETGQPLPGVTVLVKNTSNGTTTDAKGAYRLSVPVGNDVLIVSYVGYASQEISINKRSVIDVRLALDNKALNEVVVVGYGTQQKRDLTGAVASVSSKDIQRLPVSGLDQALQGQVSGLQISSTSGAPGGNTNILVRGIGSVSGGNDPLFVIDGFPVNNAGVGNPLNMINPGDIESIEVLKDASATAIYGSRGSNGVIIVTTKRGKSGQAQITVDAYTGIQEPALLLKMMNTRQFAEFVIEGHNNGWLDNGGPNAKITDPNSVRSTSYRIPEAWQDLNNLPKVDTDWQKVIFRTAPIQNYQISAVGGNEKMRYALSGGYFNQKGILISSGFERFSARLNLDGQLTKRLKVSMNLAPTYTSTDNVPSTGHYGDYNIVAGALSMPPMIPVYNPDGSYGNTFDLTNLGMGAIPNPVKVANEYKSTNAQFRILGNLFGEYELLNGLKLKVSVGSDINYYNTNTFKPSTLSTSASVSPATSSINNTSDINWLNENTLNYRRTVNAHSIDALAGFTIQKSTTTSTTTSATNFADDLLENINGGQITGGSYTVGQWSLLSYLGRVNYAYNDRYLFTATIRTDGSSRFGSANRWGTFPSFSAGWRLSEEPFFKNLNLFDDFKIRAGYGLSGNNAIGNYRYLGLLSATNYVLGNTQVPGLSQGSFTNNNLGWETSKQVDIGLDLAFFNGRLQFTGDYYNRRNTDMLLNKAIPSVTGYTSAWVNIGELENKGIELALSGKPLATSNLQWTSSFNITFNRNKVLRLGSEGEQLFSDGGRGDVSITQVGQPIGSFYGHLVEGIFTTQEQLATHATQAGAKLGDFMYKDVDGNGVISDADRTILGNPQAKAYYGFNNTFTYKNWSLNILLNGVQGRDVFWAGAVFVRGYHGVQNNLAEVIGNYYKSPSQPGDGQSPRIIRGALNNNLRYSSFFNFDGSYLRVRNVTLNYNLSQKLAKRLGMQGGRVYLTSNNLYTFTKYPGYDPEISNSGDNMLAAGIDYLGYPPARSYTLGLSLTF